One window from the genome of Glycine soja cultivar W05 chromosome 12, ASM419377v2, whole genome shotgun sequence encodes:
- the LOC114379084 gene encoding auxin-induced protein 6B-like: protein MGFRLPGIRRASFAANQASSKAVEVPKGYLAVYVGERMKRFVIPISYLTQSSFQDLLSRAEEEFGYDHPMGGLTIPCSEDVFQNITSPLNGL, encoded by the coding sequence ATGGGTTTTCGTCTACCTGGTATCAGAAGGGCATCATTTGCTGCAAACCAAGCATCTTCAAAAGCTGTGGAGGTGCCAAAGGGCTATCTTGCAGTCTATGTTGGAGAGAGAATGAAGCGGTTTGTGATCCCGATATCATACTTGACCCAATCTTCATTCCAAGACTTGTTGAGTCGAGCTGAGGAAGAGTTTGGATATGATCATCCCATGGGTGGTCTTACAATTCCTTGCAGTGAAGATGTCTTCCAAAACATAACTTCCCCCTTGAATGGACTATAA
- the LOC114379501 gene encoding auxin-induced protein X10A-like, with translation MGFLIPGIIRQASFSASKATLKGVEVPKGYLAVYVGDKMRRFVIPVSYLNQPSFQQLLNQAEEEFGFDHPMGGLTIPCKEDEFLNLTSRLNEL, from the coding sequence atggGTTTCCTCATACCAGGTATTATTAGACAGGCATCATTTTCTGCTTCCAAAGCAACTCTCAAGGGAGTTGAAGTCCCAAAAGGCTATCTTGCAGTGTATGTTGGAGATAAGATGAGGCGGTTTGTGATTCCAGTATCATACTTGAACCAACCTTCATTTCAACAATTACTAAATCAAGCTGAAGAAGAGTTTGGATTTGATCACCCAATGGGTGGTCTCACAATTCCATGCAAGGAGGATGAGTTTCTAAACCTTACTTCTCGCTTGAATGAGCTGTAA